In Flavobacterium sp. CS20, a single window of DNA contains:
- the rpsI gene encoding 30S ribosomal protein S9, whose amino-acid sequence METIHKIGRRKTSVARIYMTEGKGNVVVNGKKVNEYFTTGPLLYKINQAFELTETEKQYDLKVNVLGGGITGQAEAIRMAIARALCEVDEENRSKLKPEGLLTRDPRMVERKKFGQKKARKKFQFSKR is encoded by the coding sequence ATGGAGACAATTCATAAAATAGGTCGTAGAAAAACATCAGTTGCACGTATTTATATGACAGAAGGCAAAGGCAATGTTGTTGTAAACGGAAAAAAAGTAAATGAATACTTTACAACAGGACCTTTATTATACAAAATCAATCAAGCATTTGAATTGACCGAAACCGAAAAACAATACGACCTTAAAGTCAATGTTTTAGGTGGTGGCATCACAGGTCAAGCTGAAGCTATAAGAATGGCAATTGCTAGAGCACTTTGTGAAGTCGATGAAGAAAATCGTAGTAAACTTAAGCCAGAAGGACTTTTAACTAGAGATCCAAGAATGGTTGAGCGTAAAAAATTCGGTCAGAAAAAAGCAAGAAAGAAATTCCAATTCTCAAAACGTTAA
- a CDS encoding methyltransferase, which translates to MYDDRFPHKRYKHTLEFLNKNIPAQTHILDLGVKNPFSKIMQDEGYQVENTNGEDLDEDFSAVEKSKAEVVTAFEIFEHLIAPYNILKAIKAEHLVASVPLNLWFANAYRSKTDKRDRHYHEFEDWQFDWLLEKAGWQIQKREKFTNPVNKIGFRPILRYFTPRYYLVYAKRR; encoded by the coding sequence ATGTACGACGACAGGTTTCCGCATAAACGTTATAAACATACTTTAGAATTTTTAAATAAAAATATTCCAGCTCAAACTCATATTTTAGATTTAGGTGTAAAAAATCCATTTTCTAAAATTATGCAAGATGAAGGCTATCAAGTAGAAAATACAAATGGCGAAGATTTAGACGAAGATTTCTCAGCTGTTGAAAAATCCAAAGCAGAAGTCGTTACAGCCTTTGAAATTTTTGAACATCTCATAGCTCCTTACAATATCTTAAAAGCCATTAAAGCTGAACATCTTGTGGCTAGTGTACCTTTAAATTTATGGTTTGCCAATGCTTATAGAAGTAAAACCGACAAAAGGGACAGACACTATCACGAGTTTGAAGATTGGCAATTTGATTGGTTGCTGGAAAAGGCTGGTTGGCAAATTCAGAAACGAGAAAAATTTACAAATCCTGTAAACAAAATAGGTTTTAGACCAATTTTACGTTACTTTACACCAAGGTATTATTTGGTTTATGCAAAACGTCGCTAA
- the rpsB gene encoding 30S ribosomal protein S2 — MAKQAEVKELLDAGVHFGHLTRRWNPNMAPYIYMERNGIHIINLYKTATKLDEATNALTKIVASGRKILFVATKKQAKEIVAEQASKANQPYITERWTGGMLTNFVTIRKSVKKMVAVDRMKKDGSFDTLSKKEKLQVNRMRAKLEKNLGSISDMTRLPGALFVVDIIKENIAVKEAQKLNIPVFAMVDTNSDPREVDYVIPANDDASKSINKIISFVADGIIEGLDKRENQKKEDVAKKKLRKKPKKKLS; from the coding sequence ATGGCAAAACAAGCAGAAGTAAAAGAACTCCTTGACGCAGGTGTCCACTTTGGTCACCTCACTAGACGATGGAATCCTAACATGGCACCATACATTTATATGGAGCGAAACGGTATTCACATCATCAACCTTTACAAAACAGCGACTAAATTAGACGAAGCTACAAATGCACTCACTAAAATTGTCGCCAGTGGTCGCAAAATCCTTTTTGTAGCCACCAAAAAACAAGCTAAAGAAATTGTTGCAGAACAAGCAAGCAAAGCCAACCAACCTTATATCACAGAAAGATGGACTGGTGGAATGCTTACTAATTTTGTGACTATCAGAAAATCAGTAAAGAAAATGGTCGCGGTTGACCGTATGAAAAAAGACGGAAGTTTTGATACTTTATCTAAAAAAGAAAAACTTCAAGTCAATCGTATGAGAGCTAAACTTGAAAAAAACTTAGGTTCTATTTCTGATATGACTAGACTTCCTGGAGCTCTATTTGTTGTTGATATCATTAAAGAAAACATCGCTGTCAAAGAAGCACAAAAACTAAATATTCCCGTCTTTGCTATGGTTGATACCAACTCTGACCCTAGAGAAGTTGACTATGTGATTCCAGCAAATGATGATGCATCAAAGTCAATCAATAAAATTATTAGTTTTGTAGCTGATGGTATTATTGAAGGTCTTGACAAAAGAGAAAACCAGAAAAAAGAAGATGTAGCAAAAAAGAAGCTGAGAAAAAAGCCAAAGAAGAAGCTAAGTTAG
- a CDS encoding SGNH/GDSL hydrolase family protein: MIIRIMKPFALLLLFALNSQLIMAQQTYLALGDSYTIGEGLKIENSWPYQLQDLLNNNGFNIEQPKIIAKTGWRTDELIRAIQEQKTDEKQYDIVSLLIGVNNQYQNKALSQYKKEFKKLLEIAISKCKSNNQGVFVVSIPDYGVTPFAQEKDKPNAIKELKKYNTIAKKQCQKHDVAFYDITDLSAKLSHSDEMLINDRLHPNDKQYQAWVQSLLPQLKPQLNNL, encoded by the coding sequence ATGATAATTAGAATCATGAAACCTTTTGCACTTCTTCTTTTATTTGCATTAAATTCACAACTTATTATGGCACAGCAAACTTATTTGGCTCTTGGTGATTCATACACTATTGGCGAAGGACTTAAAATTGAAAACTCTTGGCCTTATCAACTTCAAGACCTATTAAATAATAATGGTTTTAATATAGAACAACCCAAAATTATCGCCAAAACCGGTTGGCGAACCGACGAGTTGATCCGTGCCATTCAAGAACAAAAAACAGATGAGAAACAATATGATATCGTGTCTTTACTAATAGGTGTCAATAATCAATATCAAAACAAAGCTTTGTCTCAATATAAAAAAGAGTTTAAAAAATTGCTGGAAATCGCAATTTCTAAATGCAAAAGCAACAATCAAGGCGTTTTTGTTGTCAGCATTCCAGATTATGGTGTAACGCCATTTGCCCAAGAAAAAGATAAACCCAATGCCATAAAAGAATTAAAAAAATACAACACCATTGCCAAAAAGCAATGTCAAAAACACGATGTGGCGTTTTATGATATTACAGATTTGTCAGCAAAATTGAGCCATTCTGATGAAATGCTCATCAATGACCGTCTGCATCCCAATGACAAGCAATATCAAGCTTGGGTTCAATCGTTGTTACCACAATTAAAACCACAATTGAATAACTTGTAA
- a CDS encoding 3-oxoacyl-ACP synthase III family protein has protein sequence MAVKITGFGCYIPEIVRTNEDFLNHKFYTETGKDFDDNPQVIIKKFEQITGIKERRYVSDDLNVSDIALIAAQKAINDAKIDPETLDYIIVAHNFGDVKHGTTQTDILPSIGSRVKRFLKIKNHRTVAYDIIFGCPGWSQGSIQAKAFIESGLAKRCLVIGAETLSRVVDPHDRDSMIYSDGAGATIYEKSDDDSGILSHESATFTEKESHYIYFGETNNKSNVSDRTGYIKMYGRKIYNFALSNVPKAMKSCFDQSGKDIKQLKKIFIHQANEKMDEAIVQRFYKLYGLEMPDKIMPMSIDKLGNSSVATIPTLYDLFLKGHFKNQTLEKGDIIMFASVGAGMNINALTYQI, from the coding sequence ATGGCTGTAAAAATCACTGGATTTGGTTGTTATATTCCCGAAATTGTAAGGACAAATGAAGATTTTTTAAATCATAAATTTTATACAGAAACGGGTAAAGATTTCGATGATAACCCACAAGTTATCATCAAAAAGTTTGAACAAATCACTGGCATCAAAGAACGACGATATGTAAGTGATGATCTCAATGTCTCTGATATAGCACTCATTGCAGCACAAAAAGCAATAAATGATGCCAAAATAGATCCTGAAACTTTAGATTATATCATTGTGGCTCACAATTTTGGAGATGTCAAACACGGCACAACTCAAACTGACATTTTGCCAAGTATAGGTTCTCGGGTGAAGCGTTTTTTGAAAATAAAAAATCATAGAACCGTTGCTTATGATATCATATTTGGATGTCCAGGTTGGTCGCAAGGCAGTATTCAGGCTAAAGCTTTTATTGAAAGTGGATTAGCTAAACGCTGTTTGGTTATTGGTGCCGAAACCTTATCGCGTGTTGTTGATCCTCACGACAGAGACAGTATGATATATTCTGATGGAGCAGGAGCAACCATATATGAAAAAAGTGATGATGATAGTGGCATTCTTTCGCATGAATCGGCAACTTTCACCGAAAAAGAATCACACTATATTTACTTTGGCGAAACCAATAATAAATCTAACGTTAGTGATAGAACTGGTTACATCAAAATGTATGGAAGAAAAATTTATAATTTTGCTTTATCAAATGTGCCAAAAGCCATGAAGTCTTGTTTTGACCAATCGGGAAAAGATATTAAACAGTTAAAAAAAATATTTATTCACCAAGCCAACGAAAAAATGGACGAAGCAATCGTCCAAAGATTTTATAAACTATATGGTTTGGAAATGCCAGATAAAATAATGCCGATGAGTATCGATAAGCTGGGCAATAGCAGTGTGGCTACCATCCCAACATTATATGATTTATTCCTGAAAGGTCATTTCAAAAATCAAACTTTAGAAAAAGGCGATATCATCATGTTTGCCAGTGTTGGTGCAGGAATGAATATTAATGCATTGACCTACCAAATCTGA
- a CDS encoding type II toxin-antitoxin system ParD family antitoxin, whose translation MGKNTSVSLGNHFESFIQEELKTGKYSSVSEVIRSALRLLEREEIKEKELIKALKIGEESGFVENFDFEQNLLDLHRQKL comes from the coding sequence ATGGGTAAGAACACATCTGTTTCTCTTGGGAATCACTTTGAAAGTTTTATCCAAGAAGAATTGAAAACTGGGAAATATAGCTCTGTAAGCGAAGTTATTCGCTCAGCATTACGATTATTAGAACGTGAAGAAATAAAAGAAAAAGAATTAATAAAAGCTCTTAAAATAGGCGAAGAAAGTGGATTTGTTGAAAATTTTGATTTTGAACAAAATTTGTTAGACTTACACCGTCAAAAATTATGA
- the tsf gene encoding translation elongation factor Ts, whose amino-acid sequence MTKITAADVKKLREQTGAGMMDCKKALVETDGDFDKAIEVLRKKGQKVATKRADRESSEGVAIALVNDDNSKGVIISLNCETDFVAKNEDFINLAKSLAQKALNVSSKEELLKQDFESITVEEKLIEQTGVIGEKIELGAFEILEAPFVGSYIHAGNKIAVLSGLSKAVDNAEELVKDVAMQAAAMNPVALNEDGVDQATIDKEIEIAKDNLRQEGKPEDMLDKIAQGKLKRFFKDNTLVNQMFIKDNKTSVAQYAKTFGDVEVVGFKRVALG is encoded by the coding sequence ATGACAAAAATAACTGCTGCAGACGTTAAAAAACTTAGAGAACAAACTGGTGCTGGTATGATGGATTGCAAAAAAGCCTTAGTTGAAACTGACGGCGATTTTGACAAAGCTATAGAAGTGCTACGTAAAAAGGGTCAAAAAGTTGCGACCAAAAGAGCTGATCGTGAGTCATCAGAAGGTGTTGCTATTGCTTTGGTCAATGATGACAACTCGAAAGGGGTTATCATTTCACTGAATTGCGAAACTGACTTTGTTGCTAAAAATGAAGATTTTATAAACTTAGCTAAAAGTTTAGCCCAAAAGGCACTTAATGTTTCTTCTAAGGAAGAGCTTTTAAAACAAGACTTTGAAAGCATTACAGTTGAAGAAAAACTTATTGAACAAACTGGTGTTATTGGCGAAAAAATAGAACTCGGTGCTTTTGAAATTTTAGAAGCCCCATTTGTTGGCTCTTATATTCATGCTGGTAACAAAATAGCCGTTTTAAGTGGTTTATCTAAAGCTGTTGACAATGCTGAAGAATTGGTCAAAGATGTTGCTATGCAAGCTGCTGCTATGAACCCTGTTGCCTTAAACGAAGATGGCGTTGACCAAGCTACAATTGACAAAGAAATAGAAATAGCTAAAGACAATTTAAGACAAGAAGGCAAGCCAGAAGATATGCTTGATAAAATTGCTCAAGGCAAATTGAAACGTTTTTTTAAAGACAACACTTTAGTGAATCAAATGTTTATTAAAGACAACAAAACTTCTGTTGCACAATATGCTAAAACTTTTGGCGATGTAGAAGTTGTTGGTTTTAAACGTGTTGCTTTAGGATAA
- a CDS encoding NAD-dependent epimerase/dehydratase family protein produces MSPKILIIGACGQIGSELTLKLREKYGSHQVIASDIREGDETLMASGSFEILDATDASALEDVILHYNIDQVYLMAAMLSATAEKFPMKGWQLNMDTLFNVLNLAKEQKIKQIFWPSSIAVFGPSTPKKNTPQQTVMEPSTVYGISKQTGERWCAYYHNRYDVDVRSLRYPGLISYKTQPGGGTTDYAIEIFHQALSRKKYTCFLKEDTALPMMYMDDAIKATIQIMSAPSEQIKIRSSYNLSAISLTPKKLTNAIKKHIPEFEIDYKPDFRQAIADSWLASIDDSSAKQDWNWQYQFDLEQITEEMIEGLKPKVSIGYEN; encoded by the coding sequence ATGAGTCCAAAGATATTAATAATTGGTGCTTGCGGGCAAATCGGAAGCGAATTAACTTTAAAATTAAGAGAAAAATATGGTAGTCATCAAGTTATAGCCAGCGATATAAGAGAAGGCGACGAGACTTTGATGGCTTCAGGATCATTTGAAATCTTAGATGCAACTGATGCTTCGGCTTTAGAAGATGTGATTTTGCATTACAATATTGATCAAGTTTATCTTATGGCAGCAATGTTAAGTGCTACAGCCGAAAAATTTCCGATGAAAGGTTGGCAACTCAATATGGATACTTTATTCAATGTATTAAACTTAGCCAAAGAACAAAAAATAAAACAAATATTTTGGCCTTCAAGCATTGCGGTGTTTGGACCTTCAACACCAAAGAAAAACACGCCACAACAAACGGTTATGGAACCTTCAACGGTTTACGGCATAAGCAAACAAACCGGTGAGCGTTGGTGTGCTTATTATCACAATAGATATGATGTGGATGTAAGAAGCTTGAGATATCCTGGATTGATCAGCTACAAAACACAACCTGGCGGTGGCACAACCGATTATGCTATTGAAATATTTCACCAAGCTTTGAGTCGTAAAAAATATACTTGTTTTTTAAAAGAAGACACGGCTTTGCCAATGATGTATATGGATGATGCCATTAAAGCCACAATTCAAATTATGTCTGCACCAAGCGAACAAATAAAAATTCGTTCGTCATATAATTTGTCTGCTATAAGTTTAACTCCAAAAAAATTAACCAATGCCATAAAAAAACACATTCCAGAATTTGAAATTGATTACAAACCAGATTTTAGGCAAGCTATAGCAGATTCTTGGCTAGCAAGCATCGATGATTCTTCGGCAAAACAAGATTGGAATTGGCAATATCAGTTTGATTTAGAGCAAATTACTGAAGAAATGATAGAAGGTTTAAAACCAAAAGTTAGCATCGGTTATGAAAATTGA
- a CDS encoding DUF2851 family protein, translated as MQEDFLHHIWQYQKFQHKEALKTNQGEILQILSVGQHNQHQSGPDFFNAKIKIDDQIWAGNIEIHLKSSDWYAHQHQKDSAYDNVILHIVWEDDVEVYRADNTIIPSLSLKEKVDSEVFKRYEQLLKVKSQQLNCEKNFADFDDFVLQNWLERLFIERLERKSNLILKLLNQSQNNWEAVLFQLLCKNFGLNVNGTAFLQMAKSIPYKVIAKHHQNIEDLEALLLGQSCLLEIDTEEQYIKNLQDRYRYLKHKYQLAAVDEKPQFFRLRPDNFPSLRLAELAEVYHQQPQLFQDIISVKNKKDIYKLFDIELSEFWKTHYSLTKQSKPKTKRLSQNFVDLLIINTIIPLKFCYQKHTTNELSNDKLFELVSSLKPERNRKVDVFENLRPKTNQNALHSQALLQLKTEYCDKNYCLKCHLGKRILNHSI; from the coding sequence ATGCAAGAAGATTTTTTACATCATATTTGGCAATACCAAAAGTTTCAACACAAAGAAGCTTTAAAAACCAATCAAGGAGAAATTCTTCAAATTCTATCTGTTGGTCAACATAATCAGCATCAATCAGGACCAGATTTTTTTAATGCTAAAATTAAAATTGATGACCAAATTTGGGCTGGCAATATTGAAATTCATCTCAAATCTTCAGATTGGTATGCACATCAACATCAAAAAGATTCGGCTTATGATAATGTAATTTTACATATCGTTTGGGAAGACGATGTTGAAGTTTATCGTGCCGATAATACGATTATTCCAAGCTTGTCTTTAAAAGAAAAAGTTGACTCAGAAGTTTTTAAACGTTATGAACAGCTTTTAAAAGTCAAATCACAACAACTCAATTGTGAAAAAAACTTTGCTGATTTTGATGATTTTGTATTGCAAAACTGGTTAGAACGTCTGTTTATAGAGCGTTTGGAACGTAAATCAAATTTGATTTTAAAACTATTAAATCAAAGCCAAAACAATTGGGAAGCCGTTTTGTTTCAACTACTGTGCAAGAATTTTGGTTTGAATGTCAATGGTACTGCTTTTCTACAAATGGCAAAATCTATACCTTATAAGGTAATAGCCAAACACCATCAAAATATTGAAGATTTAGAAGCTTTATTATTAGGACAAAGTTGCCTTTTAGAAATCGATACAGAAGAACAATACATCAAAAATTTACAAGACCGTTATCGATATCTTAAACACAAATACCAACTTGCAGCGGTCGATGAAAAACCTCAGTTTTTTAGGCTAAGACCCGACAATTTTCCAAGTTTACGTCTGGCTGAATTAGCAGAAGTTTATCATCAACAACCTCAACTTTTTCAGGATATTATTTCTGTTAAAAACAAAAAAGATATTTATAAATTATTTGACATAGAATTGTCAGAATTTTGGAAAACCCATTACAGTTTAACCAAACAGAGCAAACCAAAAACCAAACGATTGAGTCAAAACTTTGTAGATTTGTTGATCATCAACACGATAATTCCATTAAAATTTTGTTACCAAAAACACACCACCAATGAATTATCTAATGACAAACTTTTTGAATTAGTTAGTAGCTTAAAGCCTGAACGCAATCGAAAAGTTGATGTTTTTGAAAATCTTCGTCCAAAAACCAATCAGAATGCTTTGCACTCACAAGCCTTACTTCAACTCAAAACTGAATATTGCGATAAAAACTATTGCTTGAAATGCCATCTCGGAAAACGCATTCTCAACCATTCAATCTAA
- a CDS encoding type II toxin-antitoxin system RelE/ParE family toxin yields MSDKKYRISQQAIDDLNDIWIYIYHKWSKEQADRYYALIIEEIKFIAQNYFTGKSIDKTRKNYRVTKVKSHLIFYRKVDNGLVEVVRILHQRMNIKNRLP; encoded by the coding sequence ATGAGCGACAAAAAATATCGGATTAGCCAACAAGCTATTGATGATTTAAATGATATTTGGATTTATATTTATCATAAGTGGTCTAAAGAACAAGCTGATAGATATTATGCTTTAATAATTGAAGAAATTAAATTTATTGCTCAAAACTATTTTACTGGAAAATCAATTGATAAAACACGTAAAAACTATCGAGTTACAAAAGTTAAATCGCATTTAATATTTTATAGAAAAGTTGATAATGGGCTTGTTGAAGTTGTTAGAATATTACACCAAAGAATGAATATCAAAAATCGGTTACCATAA
- a CDS encoding glycosyltransferase family 2 protein, with protein sequence MQNVAKHLKFAVIIPAYNEEEHLSKCLKSLLNQTLKPHTIVVVDDSSTDNTGEIIKAFENKNTIITSIYQASETKHLPGQKVINAFKKGLNSLNLNDFDIICKFDADLIFPSHYLEEINKAFVSDKKIGLCGGVCSVENSGRWQTEKLTNLDHIRGALKAYRVEAFKDIGGLPSQMGWDTADEFKLRYKKWKINVLHNLPVKHLKPTATSYQDSYFKKQGQVFYALRYSFLLTLIASLKIAKQRNQLSKFKVVLNSYLKSKNKKLNFLLSREEGQYLRHYRWNQIWRKLRP encoded by the coding sequence ATGCAAAACGTCGCTAAGCATCTAAAATTTGCAGTCATTATTCCTGCTTATAATGAAGAAGAACATTTATCAAAATGTTTAAAATCATTATTAAATCAAACCTTAAAACCACATACGATTGTCGTAGTTGATGATTCTTCAACTGATAACACAGGAGAAATCATCAAAGCGTTTGAAAATAAAAATACAATAATAACTTCTATTTATCAAGCTTCAGAAACAAAGCATTTACCTGGTCAAAAAGTGATAAATGCTTTTAAAAAAGGCTTAAATAGTCTAAACTTAAATGATTTTGATATCATCTGTAAATTTGATGCCGACTTAATTTTTCCATCTCATTATCTTGAAGAAATTAATAAGGCTTTTGTGAGTGATAAAAAAATTGGATTATGTGGTGGCGTTTGTAGTGTAGAAAATAGTGGTCGTTGGCAAACAGAAAAACTAACTAATTTAGATCATATTCGCGGGGCTTTAAAAGCCTATCGAGTAGAAGCTTTTAAAGACATAGGAGGTTTACCTTCTCAAATGGGTTGGGATACGGCAGATGAATTTAAATTAAGATATAAAAAATGGAAAATCAATGTCTTACATAATTTGCCTGTCAAACATTTAAAGCCAACAGCAACTTCCTATCAAGACTCATATTTTAAAAAACAAGGTCAAGTTTTTTATGCATTAAGGTATAGTTTTTTACTGACGTTAATTGCATCTTTAAAAATTGCAAAACAAAGAAATCAATTATCTAAGTTTAAAGTTGTTTTAAACTCTTACTTGAAATCTAAAAATAAAAAACTCAACTTTTTATTGAGCAGGGAAGAAGGACAATATCTGAGGCACTACCGTTGGAATCAAATTTGGCGGAAGTTAAGACCATAA
- the rplM gene encoding 50S ribosomal protein L13, with the protein MDTLSYKTVSANTQTVDKQWVLVDAENQTLGRLSSAVAKILRGKNKPNFTPHVDCGDNVVVINADKIKLSGKKWDDKVYISHTGYPGGQRSKTATQVFEKHPERLIEKAVKGMLPKNKLGADLFRNLRVFSGDKHDIEAQKPEKINLNELL; encoded by the coding sequence GTGGATACATTAAGTTACAAAACCGTTTCGGCAAACACGCAAACTGTTGATAAACAGTGGGTTTTAGTCGATGCTGAAAATCAAACTTTAGGACGATTATCGTCTGCCGTTGCAAAGATTTTAAGAGGCAAAAACAAGCCGAATTTTACACCTCATGTAGATTGCGGCGATAATGTGGTCGTAATTAACGCCGATAAAATAAAATTATCTGGCAAAAAATGGGATGATAAAGTATATATCAGTCACACTGGCTATCCAGGTGGTCAACGTAGCAAAACCGCCACTCAAGTTTTTGAAAAACACCCCGAGCGTCTAATAGAAAAAGCCGTTAAAGGAATGCTACCTAAGAATAAATTAGGGGCTGATTTATTTAGAAATCTTCGTGTTTTCTCAGGAGACAAACACGATATTGAAGCTCAAAAACCCGAAAAAATTAACTTAAACGAATTATTGTAA
- a CDS encoding S9 family peptidase, producing MTHKIIHTNNFIIGYNENKPIVADLTYTENDQAQPVVIFCHGYKGYKDWGAWHLIGQEFAKAGFVFLKFNFSHNGGTFENPIDFPDLEAFGNDNYSKQMSDLKQVINFVKEQKKPLPRVNTSKISLIGHSRGGGIVCLTAYENQDVDKLVTWSSVSNYKNRFPKGEDLKQWQNKGVYYVKNGRTKQDMPHYYQFYEDFLANQDRFDIQNAVQNLKQPFLILHGEDDETVKLEEAHKLNDWCDQAELKIIPNATHTYNTKQPWDKTELSKELKSAVDESITFLKNDN from the coding sequence ATGACACACAAAATAATTCATACAAACAATTTCATCATTGGATATAACGAGAATAAACCCATTGTTGCCGACCTAACTTATACCGAAAATGACCAAGCTCAACCCGTCGTTATTTTTTGCCACGGTTATAAAGGTTATAAAGATTGGGGTGCGTGGCATCTAATAGGTCAAGAGTTTGCAAAAGCTGGTTTTGTGTTTCTAAAATTCAATTTTTCACACAACGGTGGTACATTTGAAAATCCAATTGACTTTCCTGATTTAGAAGCCTTTGGAAATGATAATTACAGCAAACAAATGAGTGATTTGAAGCAGGTTATTAATTTTGTAAAAGAGCAAAAAAAACCTTTACCGCGAGTCAATACGTCTAAAATCTCACTGATTGGACACAGCCGTGGCGGTGGTATTGTTTGCTTGACAGCTTATGAAAATCAAGATGTTGATAAACTTGTCACTTGGTCGTCTGTTTCTAACTATAAAAATCGATTTCCTAAAGGTGAAGATTTAAAACAATGGCAAAACAAAGGTGTTTATTACGTCAAAAATGGTCGCACAAAACAAGATATGCCACACTACTATCAGTTTTATGAAGATTTCTTAGCAAACCAAGACCGATTTGACATTCAAAATGCTGTTCAAAACCTGAAACAACCCTTTTTAATTTTGCACGGTGAAGACGATGAAACTGTAAAACTTGAAGAAGCTCACAAATTAAATGATTGGTGTGATCAAGCCGAATTAAAAATTATCCCAAATGCCACACATACTTATAACACCAAACAACCTTGGGATAAAACAGAACTTTCAAAAGAATTGAAATCTGCAGTTGATGAAAGCATTACTTTTTTAAAAAATGATAATTAG
- the ruvB gene encoding Holliday junction branch migration DNA helicase RuvB: MNDNLDPTGESFSSEEKDIERALRPLSFDDFAGQEKILENLDVFVRAANQRNEALDHTLLHGPPGLGKTTLAHILANELNSNIKVTSGPVIDKPGDLAGLLTNLEPRDVLFIDEIHRLSSVIEEYLYSAMEDYKIDIMIESGPNARSVQIDLNPFTLIGATTRSGLLTSPMRARFGISNRLEYYSTELLSDIIQRSAAILNVPISLEATIEIAGRSRGTPRIANALLRRIRDFAQIKGSGKIDIEIVRYTIKALNVDAYGLDEMDNKILTTIIDKFKGGPVGLSTLATAVSENAETIEEVYEPFLIQKGFIHRTPRGRQVTELAFTHLGRIPSKGNSLF, translated from the coding sequence ATGAACGATAATTTAGACCCAACTGGCGAATCATTTTCGTCTGAAGAAAAAGATATTGAACGCGCATTACGACCGCTGAGTTTTGACGATTTTGCTGGGCAAGAAAAAATTTTAGAAAATTTAGATGTCTTTGTAAGAGCAGCTAATCAACGTAATGAAGCACTCGATCATACGTTGCTTCACGGTCCGCCAGGTTTAGGTAAAACCACCTTGGCACATATTCTCGCTAATGAATTGAACTCAAACATCAAAGTAACATCAGGTCCTGTGATTGACAAACCAGGCGATTTAGCTGGTTTGCTAACCAATCTTGAGCCACGTGATGTTTTATTTATAGACGAAATTCACCGATTGAGCTCAGTGATAGAAGAATATTTGTATTCGGCAATGGAAGATTACAAGATTGATATTATGATAGAAAGCGGTCCCAACGCCAGAAGCGTGCAAATTGATCTTAACCCGTTTACGTTAATCGGTGCTACCACACGCTCTGGATTGTTGACTTCACCGATGCGAGCCAGATTTGGAATTTCAAACCGTTTAGAATATTATTCCACAGAATTGTTGTCCGATATTATTCAGCGAAGTGCAGCTATTCTCAATGTGCCAATTTCTCTTGAAGCGACCATAGAAATTGCGGGAAGAAGTCGTGGCACACCACGTATTGCCAATGCTCTATTAAGACGGATACGAGATTTTGCCCAAATTAAAGGTTCAGGAAAAATTGATATTGAGATTGTAAGATATACTATAAAAGCATTGAATGTTGATGCTTATGGTTTAGATGAAATGGACAACAAAATTTTAACCACAATTATCGATAAGTTTAAAGGCGGTCCAGTGGGATTGTCAACTTTGGCTACAGCCGTTTCAGAAAATGCAGAAACCATAGAAGAAGTTTACGAACCTTTTTTGATTCAGAAAGGTTTTATTCATCGCACACCACGTGGAAGACAAGTGACTGAACTTGCATTTACTCATTTAGGAAGAATACCTTCAAAAGGCAATTCATTATTTTAA